Proteins co-encoded in one Oscillatoria salina IIICB1 genomic window:
- a CDS encoding DUF6887 family protein: MNNLKQMTTAQLKQYLSENRNNNSRFSEALSELMSRNSNPTVYPPDLPLEEIERVMQDKIKEVRQANQSE, from the coding sequence ATGAATAATTTAAAACAAATGACTACCGCGCAACTCAAACAGTATCTTTCTGAGAATAGAAATAATAACTCTCGATTTAGCGAAGCTTTAAGCGAGTTAATGAGTCGGAATTCTAACCCGACAGTTTACCCACCAGATTTACCTTTGGAAGAAATTGAGCGAGTCATGCAAGATAAAATCAAGGAAGTTCGTCAAGCTAATCAAAGTGAATAG
- a CDS encoding magnesium chelatase subunit H: protein MFTSVKSTIRHIAPDNLNGRSLVKVVYVVLEPQYQSTLSAAVRSLNENYTNVAFEISGYLIEELRDKDNYEDFKRDIAEANIFIASLIFIEDLADKVVEAVQPHRDRLDAAVVFPSMPQVMRLNKLGSFSMAQLGQSKSAIAQFMRKRKEQSGSSFQDGMLKLLRTLPKVLKYMPIDKAQDARNFMLSFQYWLGGSDENLANFLLMLADKYVLKSKDGQPGSVARENIKYSDPVVYPDMGIWHPLAPKMFENVEEYFAWFNSRTDIPKDLKDPLAPCVGLVLQRTHLVTRDDAHYVAMVQELESMGARTIPVFAGGLDFSKPVDEFFWDTTTRKEKTPLIDVVISLTGFALVGGPARQDHPKAIESLKRLNKPYMVALPLVFQTTEEWEDSDLGLHPIQVALQIAIPELDGAIEPIILSGRDGATGRAIALQDRIEAIARRALKWANLRRKPKLNKKVAITVFSFPPDKGNVGTAAYLDVFGSIYEVMRSLKHNGYDVQDLPDSPGELMQQVIHDAQAQYSSPELNIAYRMSVMEYERLTPYYQRLEENWGEAPGHLNTDGQNLLVYGKEFGNVFIGVQPTFGYEGDPMRLLFSRSASPHHGFAAYYTYLSEIWQADAVLHFGTHGSLEFMPGKQMGMSGECYPDNLIGTIPNLYYYAANNPSEATIAKRRSYAETISYLTPPAENAGLYKGLQELSELIGSYQTLKDTGRGVAIVNTIMDKCRLVNLDKDIDLPEVDAKDMSSEERDNIVGSVYRKLMEIESRLLPCGLHVIGKPPTAEEAIATLVNIAALDREEEGMLSLPRIIAESLGRDIEEIYRNSDKGILEDVQLLQEITLATRAAVAGLVQAQVDADGRIAKVAKLNFFKMGKKEPWTEALHDLGYTQIKPETLKPLFEYLEFCLQQVCADNELGALLQALEGEYVLPGPGGDPIRNPNVLPTGKNIHALDPQSIPTLAAVKSAKIVVDRLLDRQKAENGGKYPETIACVLWGTDNIKTYGESLAQIMWMVGVKPVPDALGRVNKLELIPLEELGRPRIDVVVNCSGVFRDLFINQMNLLDQAVKMAAEANEPTEMNFVRKHALAQAEEMGINLRQAATRVFSNASGSYSSNVNLAVENSTWEEESELQEMYLKRKSFAFNSDNPGMMDEKRDVFEAALKTADATFQNLDSSEISLTDVSHYFDSDPTKIVASLRKDGKKPSAYIADTTTANAQVRSLEETVRLDARTKLLNPKWYEGMLNHGYEGVRELSKRLVNTMGWSATAGAVDNWVYEDVNTTFIDDPEMCKRLMNLNPNSFRKLVGTLLEVNGRGYWETSEGNLDRLRELYQEVEDRIEGID, encoded by the coding sequence ATGTTCACATCAGTAAAGTCCACCATTCGCCACATAGCACCAGATAACCTAAATGGACGATCGCTTGTCAAGGTGGTCTATGTCGTGCTAGAGCCTCAGTATCAAAGCACATTATCAGCCGCCGTGCGATCGCTGAATGAGAATTATACTAATGTAGCTTTTGAAATCAGTGGCTACTTAATCGAAGAGTTGCGCGACAAGGACAATTACGAAGATTTTAAGCGAGATATTGCCGAGGCGAATATATTTATTGCTTCGTTGATTTTTATTGAAGATTTAGCGGATAAAGTAGTAGAAGCAGTACAACCCCATCGCGATCGCTTGGACGCAGCCGTCGTCTTTCCCTCAATGCCCCAAGTAATGCGCTTAAATAAATTGGGCAGCTTTTCGATGGCACAATTAGGACAGAGTAAAAGTGCGATCGCGCAATTTATGCGGAAGCGGAAAGAACAATCTGGGTCTAGTTTCCAAGATGGTATGCTCAAACTGTTGCGGACATTGCCGAAAGTCCTGAAATATATGCCGATTGATAAGGCACAGGATGCTCGTAATTTTATGCTCTCGTTCCAATATTGGCTAGGAGGTTCGGACGAAAACCTGGCAAACTTCCTGTTAATGTTGGCGGATAAATATGTTTTGAAGTCTAAGGATGGACAACCCGGTTCAGTTGCTAGGGAAAATATTAAATATTCCGATCCCGTAGTATATCCCGATATGGGTATTTGGCATCCTCTCGCACCGAAGATGTTTGAGAATGTAGAAGAATACTTCGCTTGGTTTAATTCTCGCACGGATATTCCGAAGGATTTAAAAGACCCCCTTGCGCCCTGTGTAGGTTTAGTCTTACAACGAACCCATTTAGTTACCAGAGATGACGCTCATTATGTCGCAATGGTACAAGAATTGGAGTCGATGGGGGCGAGAACGATTCCGGTGTTTGCTGGGGGATTAGATTTTTCTAAGCCTGTGGATGAGTTTTTCTGGGATACCACGACACGGAAGGAAAAAACGCCTCTGATTGATGTAGTAATTTCTTTGACTGGTTTTGCGTTGGTGGGTGGACCCGCACGACAAGACCATCCCAAGGCGATCGAATCGTTAAAACGTTTAAATAAACCTTACATGGTGGCTTTGCCCCTTGTGTTCCAAACTACGGAGGAATGGGAGGATTCTGACTTGGGGCTGCACCCCATTCAGGTTGCGTTACAGATTGCGATTCCAGAGTTGGATGGGGCGATCGAACCAATTATTTTATCAGGTAGAGATGGCGCAACAGGACGCGCGATCGCACTCCAAGATCGGATCGAAGCTATAGCGCGACGGGCGCTGAAATGGGCGAATTTGCGCCGGAAGCCGAAACTGAATAAGAAAGTAGCAATTACCGTCTTTAGTTTCCCACCGGATAAAGGTAACGTGGGAACGGCAGCTTATTTGGATGTATTTGGCTCAATTTACGAAGTAATGCGATCGCTCAAACATAATGGTTATGACGTCCAGGATTTACCGGATTCGCCTGGAGAGTTGATGCAGCAGGTAATTCACGATGCTCAAGCTCAGTATAGTTCGCCAGAGTTGAATATTGCTTATCGGATGTCGGTGATGGAATACGAGCGCTTGACACCATATTATCAGCGTTTGGAGGAGAACTGGGGCGAAGCGCCGGGACATTTGAATACTGACGGACAGAATTTGCTGGTTTACGGTAAAGAATTTGGGAATGTCTTTATTGGGGTGCAGCCGACGTTTGGTTATGAAGGGGACCCAATGCGGTTGTTGTTCTCGCGTTCGGCTTCGCCCCATCATGGGTTTGCAGCTTACTATACTTATTTGTCAGAAATTTGGCAAGCTGACGCGGTGCTGCATTTCGGGACTCACGGTTCGCTAGAATTTATGCCCGGGAAACAGATGGGGATGTCAGGGGAATGTTATCCAGATAATTTGATTGGTACGATCCCCAATTTGTATTATTATGCGGCGAATAATCCTAGTGAGGCGACGATCGCTAAACGTCGGAGTTATGCAGAAACGATTTCTTATTTGACTCCTCCGGCGGAAAATGCGGGTTTGTATAAGGGTTTGCAAGAGTTGAGTGAGTTGATTGGTTCTTATCAAACTCTTAAAGATACAGGACGCGGTGTAGCGATCGTGAATACGATTATGGATAAGTGTCGGCTGGTGAATTTAGATAAGGATATCGATTTACCAGAAGTTGACGCAAAAGATATGAGTTCCGAAGAGCGAGATAATATCGTCGGTTCGGTGTATCGTAAATTAATGGAGATCGAATCGCGGTTATTGCCTTGTGGTTTGCACGTCATTGGGAAACCACCAACAGCAGAAGAAGCGATCGCTACTTTAGTCAATATTGCTGCTCTGGATCGCGAAGAAGAAGGTATGCTGAGTCTACCTCGGATTATCGCCGAAAGTCTGGGACGAGATATTGAGGAGATTTATCGTAACAGCGACAAAGGTATCCTGGAAGATGTCCAACTCTTGCAAGAGATTACCTTAGCCACTCGCGCGGCTGTTGCTGGTTTAGTACAAGCGCAAGTAGACGCAGATGGACGCATCGCTAAAGTTGCGAAACTCAATTTCTTCAAAATGGGTAAAAAAGAACCTTGGACTGAAGCGTTACACGACCTCGGTTACACCCAAATTAAACCAGAAACCCTCAAACCTTTGTTTGAATATCTGGAGTTTTGTTTACAGCAGGTTTGTGCAGATAACGAACTGGGGGCTTTACTCCAAGCATTAGAAGGCGAATATGTCCTTCCCGGACCCGGAGGCGACCCCATCCGCAATCCGAATGTCTTACCAACAGGCAAAAATATCCACGCCTTAGACCCCCAATCGATTCCGACGTTAGCGGCGGTCAAATCCGCGAAAATTGTTGTAGACCGCTTATTAGACCGACAAAAGGCAGAGAATGGCGGCAAGTACCCAGAAACGATCGCTTGTGTCTTGTGGGGTACAGATAATATTAAGACTTACGGCGAATCCTTAGCGCAAATTATGTGGATGGTTGGGGTAAAACCTGTACCCGATGCGTTGGGACGAGTGAATAAGTTAGAGTTGATACCTCTCGAAGAATTAGGTCGTCCGCGCATTGATGTAGTCGTGAATTGTTCCGGTGTGTTCCGCGATTTGTTTATCAACCAAATGAATTTGCTCGACCAAGCGGTGAAAATGGCTGCGGAAGCGAACGAACCAACAGAAATGAACTTTGTTCGCAAACACGCTTTAGCACAAGCTGAAGAGATGGGAATTAATCTGCGTCAAGCAGCAACTCGCGTCTTTTCTAATGCTTCTGGTTCCTATTCTTCTAATGTCAACCTCGCGGTGGAAAATAGCACTTGGGAGGAAGAATCGGAGTTACAAGAAATGTATTTGAAGCGCAAATCATTTGCATTCAATTCCGATAATCCAGGAATGATGGATGAAAAGCGGGATGTCTTTGAAGCTGCTTTAAAAACAGCCGATGCGACGTTCCAAAATTTGGATTCCTCGGAGATTAGCTTAACCGACGTTTCCCACTATTTCGATTCCGACCCCACCAAAATTGTCGCCAGTTTACGCAAAGATGGCAAGAAACCGAGTGCATACATTGCCGACACTACCACAGCAAACGCACAAGTACGGAGTTTAGAAGAAACAGTACGTTTAGATGCGCGGACAAAACTGTTGAACCCGAAATGGTACGAGGGAATGCTGAACCACGGTTATGAAGGAGTTCGGGAGTTATCGAAGCGACTGGTAAATACAATGGGCTGGTCAGCAACCGCAGGCGCAGTAGATAATTGGGTATATGAAGATGTAAATACCACCTTTATCGACGACCCCGAAATGTGCAAGCGGTTGATGAATTTGAACCCAAATTCCTTCCGCAAATTAGTCGGTACATTATTAGAAGTAAACGGACGCGGTTACTGGGAAACCAGCGAAGGGAATTTAGATCGTTTGCGCGAATTGTACCAAGAAGTCGAAGATAGAATCGAGGGAATTGATTAA